A DNA window from Paenibacillus andongensis contains the following coding sequences:
- a CDS encoding ABC transporter ATP-binding protein → MIKVEHLSQSFREQQVLENVSFEIKQGEFFGIIGPNGSGKSTLLRLISGIDPVKNGSVDLDGRLVSSYSRKELARWLAVLQQDALPPVGFTVREVVEMGRYPFQNWLGEESADAEGLIEGIVRKLHLEPLIDRTIERLSGGERQRVALAKVMAQQPRLLMLDEPTTFLDIGYQVQMMDYIKEWQQESELTVVAVLHDLNLAAQYCTRLMVVHNGELAAIGTPDEIITSGLISEVYGTEPIVLQHPVNDAPQILLQPGK, encoded by the coding sequence ATGATTAAAGTGGAGCACCTTTCCCAAAGCTTTAGGGAACAACAAGTGCTGGAGAACGTCAGCTTTGAGATCAAGCAGGGTGAGTTTTTTGGGATTATTGGGCCAAACGGCAGCGGTAAGTCGACGCTTCTCCGTCTCATATCAGGGATCGATCCTGTTAAAAACGGAAGTGTTGACTTGGATGGCCGGTTAGTATCCTCCTATTCACGGAAAGAGCTGGCTAGATGGCTTGCTGTCCTCCAGCAGGATGCTCTGCCTCCAGTTGGCTTTACGGTCCGTGAAGTGGTGGAAATGGGGCGGTATCCTTTTCAAAATTGGCTTGGCGAGGAGTCGGCTGATGCGGAAGGTTTAATTGAGGGGATTGTCCGGAAGCTGCATTTGGAACCGCTGATTGATCGAACAATCGAGCGTCTCAGCGGTGGTGAACGACAGCGTGTTGCGCTTGCTAAAGTGATGGCGCAGCAGCCGCGACTGCTTATGCTGGATGAACCAACAACGTTCTTGGATATCGGATATCAAGTACAGATGATGGATTACATCAAGGAATGGCAGCAGGAATCCGAGTTGACGGTTGTAGCTGTCCTACATGACTTGAACTTGGCTGCGCAGTACTGCACGCGATTAATGGTTGTACACAATGGTGAGCTTGCAGCGATAGGAACACCCGATGAAATCATTACTAGCGGATTAATCAGCGAAGTGTATGGAACAGAACCGATTGTCCTGCAGCACCCCGTTAACGATGCGCCGCAAATTTTATTACAGCCAGGAAAATAG
- a CDS encoding FecCD family ABC transporter permease, giving the protein MKRKLMLWGGVGVILLLLSIVASLSLGAANLPVLQIASILAKHIPWLGDHIDATWPQSSEQIINKVRFPRVLLGILVGASLSIAGAAFQGVLRNPLADPYALGVSSGASVGAAFLIYFGLQVAWFGQWSIPIVAFVTGLISLFLVLKLAQIEGKLKMETLILSGVVMQAFLGAIVSFMVSISNQVINEIIFWLMGSLAMRGWSYTYIISPYLIIGFVVLLSYARSLNLLALGERQASHLGVNVERTKLIVLIVATFLTAAAVSVAGVIGFVGLIVPHLVRLLVGPDYRLIIPLSAIGGGIYVLWADTLARTLLSPTEIPLGVITAFLGAPFFAYLLHKDKKTLRG; this is encoded by the coding sequence ATGAAAAGAAAATTAATGCTGTGGGGAGGAGTAGGGGTTATACTCCTTCTTCTTTCTATTGTGGCGAGCTTGTCGCTAGGTGCTGCTAATCTACCGGTTCTGCAAATTGCCAGTATTCTCGCCAAGCATATCCCTTGGCTGGGAGATCACATCGATGCCACCTGGCCGCAGTCGTCGGAACAAATCATCAATAAAGTACGATTTCCCCGTGTATTACTGGGGATTCTTGTAGGGGCCTCACTCTCAATCGCAGGGGCAGCTTTTCAAGGTGTGCTGCGCAATCCACTTGCGGATCCTTATGCACTCGGTGTATCCTCGGGGGCTTCTGTAGGAGCCGCATTTTTAATCTATTTTGGATTGCAAGTGGCGTGGTTTGGGCAATGGTCGATACCTATTGTTGCCTTCGTAACGGGACTTATTTCTTTATTTCTGGTTCTTAAGCTTGCTCAGATCGAAGGGAAGCTGAAGATGGAGACGCTTATTTTATCAGGCGTGGTCATGCAGGCTTTTCTAGGGGCAATCGTATCCTTCATGGTATCTATTTCCAACCAAGTTATTAATGAAATTATTTTCTGGCTAATGGGCAGCTTGGCCATGCGAGGTTGGTCGTATACGTATATCATTTCGCCTTATTTAATTATTGGTTTTGTCGTGCTGCTTAGCTATGCAAGGTCGTTAAATTTACTGGCTTTGGGTGAGCGGCAGGCGTCACATCTCGGTGTGAATGTAGAGCGTACGAAGTTGATCGTGCTTATTGTAGCTACATTTCTTACTGCTGCTGCGGTATCGGTTGCTGGTGTAATCGGCTTTGTTGGGCTCATCGTGCCACATTTAGTACGACTATTGGTTGGTCCGGATTATCGATTGATTATTCCATTGTCCGCAATTGGCGGCGGTATTTATGTCCTCTGGGCAGATACACTTGCCCGTACCCTGCTAAGTCCAACCGAAATTCCACTTGGGGTCATCACGGCATTTCTGGGCGCGCCATTTTTTGCTTATTTGCTCCACAAGGATAAGAAAACGTTAAGAGGTTGA
- a CDS encoding ABC transporter substrate-binding protein: MKKNSVKKALILTVALTTAMSLAACGKKETEITNPSKLGGEGTKAPAATTAPSSAAKKTVYPLKIKDATGKEFTFDKAPERIASVSPAETEALFAIGLEANIVGVSDYDDYPEAAKTKPKLGSITKPNQEAVIASNANVVFTGVSMKPDTVEKLRALNINVFKVEPKTLDDAIANIQTYGIITDHQEQAEKVVAKMKADRQKVVNAVKDVKQENKKKVYIEFAPGWTVGSGEFMDELIKISGGVNVAGDKNGWYEISEEKIIQQNPGVILFANGVVDSKSKKPLDEIIRSRSGWDTIDAVKNKQVVGLDQNMLSRPGPRLTDGLLEMAKGIYPELVK, encoded by the coding sequence ATGAAAAAGAATTCAGTAAAAAAAGCACTTATTCTTACAGTAGCGTTAACAACAGCAATGAGTCTAGCAGCTTGCGGTAAAAAGGAAACGGAAATCACTAATCCGTCTAAGCTTGGCGGGGAAGGGACCAAAGCTCCTGCTGCAACGACGGCACCATCATCCGCAGCCAAAAAGACGGTCTATCCATTGAAAATAAAAGATGCTACGGGCAAAGAGTTTACATTTGATAAAGCGCCTGAGCGTATTGCATCGGTGTCCCCGGCAGAGACTGAAGCCCTTTTTGCAATAGGGCTGGAAGCTAATATTGTTGGTGTATCTGATTATGATGATTATCCAGAAGCGGCGAAAACGAAGCCGAAACTTGGCAGCATAACGAAGCCTAATCAAGAAGCCGTGATCGCTTCTAACGCAAATGTTGTGTTTACGGGGGTTTCGATGAAACCCGATACAGTAGAAAAGCTGCGTGCTTTGAATATCAACGTGTTTAAAGTGGAGCCGAAAACATTGGATGATGCCATTGCGAATATTCAAACGTACGGAATCATTACGGATCATCAGGAGCAAGCGGAAAAAGTGGTTGCCAAGATGAAAGCGGACCGTCAAAAGGTTGTTAATGCAGTGAAAGACGTGAAGCAAGAGAACAAGAAAAAGGTATACATTGAATTTGCCCCGGGATGGACAGTGGGCAGTGGCGAGTTTATGGATGAATTGATCAAGATTTCTGGCGGTGTTAACGTTGCAGGAGACAAAAATGGCTGGTATGAAATCAGTGAAGAAAAAATCATTCAACAAAATCCAGGTGTAATTCTGTTCGCCAATGGGGTTGTCGATAGTAAGAGCAAGAAACCACTTGATGAAATTATCCGATCTAGAAGTGGTTGGGATACCATTGATGCCGTGAAGAACAAGCAGGTGGTCGGCCTCGACCAGAACATGCTCAGCCGTCCGGGTCCAAGACTGACCGATGGATTACTTGAAATGGCGAAAGGCATTTATCCCGAACTGGTGAAATAA
- a CDS encoding aspartyl-phosphate phosphatase Spo0E family protein: MAFMEYQLSTYQKHFQIREQDFGQRWLTKRAKKKNSLTLLEEEIHSLRRRLEQMVFDGEEMTSDSVVELSTILDQKINEYMHNGKKSR; the protein is encoded by the coding sequence ATGGCTTTTATGGAATATCAACTATCAACCTATCAAAAACATTTTCAAATTCGTGAACAGGATTTCGGACAACGTTGGTTAACCAAGCGTGCGAAGAAGAAAAACTCCCTTACCTTATTAGAAGAAGAGATTCATTCTCTGCGACGAAGGTTAGAACAGATGGTTTTTGATGGGGAAGAAATGACATCTGATTCCGTCGTTGAATTGAGCACAATACTAGACCAAAAAATAAATGAATATATGCATAATGGGAAAAAAAGTCGGTGA
- a CDS encoding aminotransferase class I/II-fold pyridoxal phosphate-dependent enzyme — MIKDEITIQQNKVKSMRDYLAPAVREMKPSGIRKFFDLVSNSKEDIISLGVGEPDFSTPWHVREAAVHSLERGKTKYTPNSGIPELREAIADYLHTSFKVKYEPSNEVLVTVGGSEAIDLALRALITPGDEILIPEPCYISYSPITSISGGVAVGIETFAKDQFKLTEKALRDAITPRSKILILCYPSNPTGGIMTYEDWLPIAKVIEENDLIVISDEIYAELTYGQKHVSFAAIPGMKDRTILVSGFSKAFAMTGWRMGYACGHHELISAMTKIHQYTVMCAPVMGQVAAHEALTNGMEEKDRMIESYNQRRRLIVKGFRDIGLECHEPQGAFYAFPSIVATGLTSEEFAQRLLFESKVAAVPGDVFGLGGEGFLRCSYAYSVSQLNEALERIGNFMRKL; from the coding sequence ATGATCAAAGATGAGATAACGATCCAGCAGAATAAGGTAAAATCGATGAGGGACTACCTCGCTCCTGCCGTACGTGAAATGAAACCTTCAGGTATACGGAAGTTTTTTGATTTGGTGAGTAACAGCAAGGAAGATATTATTTCTCTTGGTGTAGGGGAACCGGATTTCTCGACACCATGGCATGTTCGTGAAGCTGCTGTGCATTCCTTGGAACGCGGTAAAACGAAATACACCCCAAACTCTGGTATTCCTGAGCTTCGTGAAGCGATTGCCGATTACCTTCATACGTCTTTTAAAGTGAAATATGAGCCGTCGAATGAAGTCCTGGTTACGGTTGGAGGAAGTGAAGCGATCGATTTAGCTCTCCGAGCTTTGATAACGCCGGGCGACGAGATTCTTATACCTGAGCCTTGTTATATTTCGTATTCCCCTATCACAAGTATAAGCGGCGGTGTAGCTGTTGGGATTGAGACCTTCGCAAAGGACCAGTTCAAGTTGACTGAGAAAGCTCTTCGCGACGCGATTACGCCACGCTCCAAAATATTAATTCTCTGCTATCCTAGCAATCCGACAGGCGGTATTATGACCTATGAGGATTGGCTTCCGATTGCCAAAGTCATCGAAGAGAATGATCTTATTGTCATTTCCGATGAAATATATGCAGAGCTGACTTATGGTCAGAAGCACGTGAGCTTCGCGGCTATTCCTGGCATGAAAGACCGGACAATCTTGGTTAGCGGGTTCTCCAAAGCTTTTGCCATGACAGGCTGGCGGATGGGATATGCTTGCGGTCACCATGAACTTATTTCGGCGATGACCAAAATTCATCAATATACGGTGATGTGCGCACCGGTCATGGGCCAAGTTGCTGCTCACGAGGCTTTGACGAATGGTATGGAAGAGAAAGATCGGATGATCGAGTCCTATAACCAGCGCAGACGTTTGATCGTAAAAGGGTTCCGAGATATTGGTCTTGAATGTCATGAGCCGCAAGGCGCATTCTATGCATTTCCAAGTATTGTCGCTACAGGATTAACTTCAGAGGAGTTTGCGCAGCGGTTATTATTTGAGTCAAAAGTTGCTGCTGTGCCTGGTGATGTGTTTGGTTTAGGTGGAGAAGGCTTCTTACGCTGCTCGTATGCCTATAGTGTTTCGCAGCTAAATGAAGCATTGGAGAGAATTGGCAATTTTATGAGAAAATTGTAA
- a CDS encoding Lrp/AsnC family transcriptional regulator: MDALKLKILELLKEDARRSADLIATMLGTAEAEVARAISEMEADKVIVKYATVVNWSKVDDEKVTALIEVQITPERGHGFDAIAERIYLYPEVKSVYLMSGAYDLLVEIEGSSLKQVASFVSNKLSPIDRVLSTKTNFILKKYKQDGIIFEDQEDDHRMLVSP, encoded by the coding sequence ATGGATGCTTTGAAGCTTAAAATTCTCGAACTACTGAAGGAAGATGCCCGCAGGAGTGCGGACTTGATCGCCACTATGCTAGGAACGGCGGAGGCCGAGGTGGCGCGAGCGATAAGCGAGATGGAAGCGGATAAGGTCATCGTCAAATACGCGACAGTAGTTAACTGGAGTAAAGTGGATGACGAAAAGGTTACCGCCCTAATTGAAGTGCAAATTACGCCGGAACGCGGGCACGGGTTTGATGCGATCGCGGAACGGATCTATTTATATCCAGAAGTCAAATCGGTTTATCTCATGTCTGGCGCTTATGATTTGCTTGTGGAAATTGAGGGCAGTTCTCTCAAACAAGTCGCTTCTTTCGTGTCTAACAAGCTCTCGCCGATAGATCGCGTACTTTCAACTAAGACGAATTTTATATTAAAAAAATACAAACAAGACGGCATTATATTCGAGGATCAGGAAGATGATCACCGAATGCTCGTTTCGCCGTAA
- the cysK gene encoding cysteine synthase A: MVNSITELIGDTPAVRINRLVGPNDAELYVKLEYFNPSGSVKDRAAFNLIEQAEKDGLLRPGATIIEPTSGNTGIGLAMNAAARGYKAILIMPDNMTKERINLLKAYGAEVVLTPAALRMPGAIEKAKELRDQIPGSYIPQQFENPANPSIHRTTTAPEILEQMDGRLDAFVATSGTGGTITGTGEVLREKLPDIQIYVVEPKGSPVLSGGSPGPHKLVGTSPGFVPAILNTSIYDQIVQVTDEDAIRTMKELASMEGILVGPSAGASVWTGMQVAHKLGAGKRVLCIAPDTGERYLSMDIFD, encoded by the coding sequence ATGGTGAATAGCATTACAGAACTGATTGGTGATACACCAGCTGTGCGGATTAACCGTTTGGTAGGTCCGAATGATGCTGAGCTCTACGTAAAGCTTGAATACTTCAATCCAAGCGGCAGTGTGAAAGACCGCGCTGCATTTAATTTAATCGAGCAGGCGGAGAAAGATGGGCTGCTGCGTCCTGGTGCTACGATTATCGAGCCGACAAGCGGTAATACAGGCATTGGACTTGCCATGAATGCGGCAGCCAGAGGCTACAAAGCCATTCTGATCATGCCCGACAACATGACCAAAGAACGCATTAATCTGCTCAAGGCCTATGGCGCAGAGGTCGTACTCACTCCCGCCGCGCTGCGGATGCCGGGTGCGATTGAGAAAGCGAAGGAGCTGCGTGATCAGATACCTGGCAGCTATATCCCACAGCAGTTCGAGAATCCAGCGAATCCGAGTATTCATCGCACGACAACGGCTCCGGAAATTCTGGAGCAAATGGACGGACGTCTGGATGCATTCGTTGCAACATCAGGCACTGGCGGAACGATTACTGGAACAGGCGAGGTGCTCCGAGAGAAGCTGCCGGATATCCAGATCTATGTGGTGGAACCGAAGGGTTCACCGGTTCTGTCTGGAGGAAGTCCGGGTCCGCATAAACTCGTCGGTACGAGTCCAGGTTTCGTACCCGCTATTTTGAACACAAGCATATACGATCAGATCGTTCAGGTGACGGACGAAGATGCGATCCGAACCATGAAAGAGCTGGCCAGCATGGAAGGTATTCTTGTGGGACCCTCAGCCGGAGCCTCGGTGTGGACAGGTATGCAGGTTGCCCATAAGCTAGGCGCGGGCAAGAGAGTGCTTTGTATTGCTCCGGATACGGGCGAAAGATATTTGAGTATGGATATTTTTGATTAA
- a CDS encoding MFS transporter: MQKDQSKHFVGPSKAIDGTRSNYFEERGSGAAQVKGTQKKGRLDAQAILLLIVHTLFGSANALSGTFVGVYLWKAKNDYALIGWFTLTTHLTMALTFWLAGKWVKEHNKMNCLRLGVAVSAGFYMLVLWLGASSFHYFVWLGMVQGISAGLFWVAFNVVYFEVTDPDNRDRFNGWVGLLGSGSGIIAPWISGLLIVSLGDGPGYRLIFSISLGIFVLGVIISFFLKKRKVQGTYEWLFPLRCLRQAETPWKRVCLALVFQGVREGVFGFMIALLVYISTSSEARLGSFVLITSSVSLVSFWVAGRFVKPHFRKISMLIGAAMIVAVIIPFFWKMGYSTLLIFGIGASLFFPMYSVPMVSAVFDLIGSNEASAKQREEYVVLRELSLNVGRICGVLVFICVISWSTAPLVINVLLLIIGSSPLVSWYFMKKQLTVIRT; encoded by the coding sequence ATGCAAAAGGATCAGAGTAAGCATTTTGTTGGGCCAAGTAAGGCAATAGATGGCACTAGAAGTAATTATTTTGAAGAACGTGGAAGTGGAGCCGCCCAAGTTAAGGGTACACAGAAGAAAGGCCGGTTAGATGCGCAAGCGATTCTTTTGCTCATTGTTCACACGCTATTTGGCAGTGCAAATGCTTTGTCGGGAACTTTCGTTGGTGTCTATTTGTGGAAGGCCAAAAATGACTACGCTTTAATCGGTTGGTTTACGTTGACAACGCATTTGACAATGGCGCTGACTTTCTGGTTAGCAGGGAAATGGGTAAAGGAACACAATAAAATGAACTGTTTACGGCTTGGCGTAGCGGTTTCCGCGGGCTTTTATATGCTGGTATTGTGGCTTGGAGCAAGCAGCTTTCACTATTTCGTTTGGTTAGGTATGGTCCAGGGGATTTCAGCTGGCTTATTCTGGGTTGCCTTTAATGTGGTCTATTTTGAAGTGACGGACCCCGATAATCGTGATCGGTTCAATGGCTGGGTGGGGCTATTGGGTTCTGGCTCAGGAATAATAGCACCATGGATCTCTGGTTTACTCATTGTGAGTTTGGGCGATGGTCCTGGGTATCGGTTAATTTTTTCCATCTCGTTAGGTATCTTTGTGCTAGGCGTGATCATTAGTTTCTTTTTGAAAAAGCGGAAGGTACAGGGTACCTACGAATGGTTGTTTCCCTTACGTTGTTTAAGGCAAGCTGAAACACCTTGGAAGCGCGTTTGCTTAGCGTTGGTATTTCAAGGAGTTAGAGAGGGTGTCTTTGGTTTCATGATTGCACTTCTCGTTTACATATCCACATCAAGTGAAGCGAGGTTAGGGAGTTTCGTATTGATTACATCTTCGGTATCCTTAGTGAGTTTCTGGGTGGCGGGACGGTTTGTTAAGCCGCATTTTCGTAAGATCAGTATGCTGATTGGCGCTGCTATGATCGTAGCCGTAATTATTCCTTTTTTCTGGAAAATGGGGTATAGCACATTACTTATTTTCGGCATAGGAGCTTCGCTCTTCTTTCCGATGTATTCGGTGCCTATGGTGTCGGCTGTATTCGATCTCATTGGTTCAAATGAAGCCAGCGCTAAGCAGCGGGAGGAGTATGTTGTACTTCGTGAGCTTTCACTCAATGTGGGGCGTATATGCGGTGTGTTAGTATTCATCTGTGTCATTTCATGGAGTACGGCGCCACTTGTTATAAACGTACTGTTATTAATCATTGGCAGTTCACCATTGGTTAGCTGGTACTTTATGAAGAAGCAGTTAACTGTAATTAGAACTTGA
- a CDS encoding DUF350 domain-containing protein has protein sequence MNEEVDVLLSNPYLSTLAFFAVAVVALVVFLTIFEMVTKYDDWAEIKKGNLSVAMATGGKIFGICNLFRFAILNNDTMMHSLIWAGYGFLLLMVAYFIFEFLTPYFKIDEEIKKDNRAVGFLSLTLSVSLSYVVGACVT, from the coding sequence ATGAACGAAGAGGTGGATGTATTGCTAAGTAACCCGTATTTATCGACGCTTGCCTTTTTTGCAGTTGCTGTAGTAGCGCTTGTTGTATTTTTAACGATTTTCGAAATGGTCACCAAATATGATGACTGGGCTGAGATCAAAAAAGGCAACTTATCTGTAGCGATGGCTACAGGTGGGAAGATTTTTGGGATTTGTAATCTGTTCCGTTTCGCTATCCTAAACAATGATACGATGATGCATTCCCTCATCTGGGCAGGGTACGGATTCTTGCTTCTAATGGTTGCCTACTTCATTTTTGAATTCTTAACGCCTTATTTCAAAATTGATGAAGAAATCAAAAAGGATAATCGCGCTGTAGGTTTCTTGTCCTTGACGCTGTCTGTCTCCCTTTCCTACGTGGTCGGAGCTTGTGTAACTTAG
- a CDS encoding PspA/IM30 family protein: protein MGIFKRLRDMTMASINDLLDKAEDPVKMLNQFLRDMEEDIMEAEAAVAKQIAIEKKFKLQFEESEEMVTKRTEQAMKALESGNEDLARRALEDKKEHQGRYDELKRQYDLAKTNADQLRSQLTEMKDEFNKMKNKKDLLIARAETAKAQKQINQAMSGFGTDNAAKGFDRMSEKVLQMEAEAQASGEIRAKNRSLDDELDGLGGSSSGIDDELAAMKAKLAEKKQS from the coding sequence ATGGGAATTTTTAAAAGACTTCGTGATATGACAATGGCTTCAATCAATGACTTGTTGGACAAAGCAGAAGATCCTGTAAAAATGTTAAATCAGTTTCTTCGTGACATGGAAGAAGACATCATGGAGGCTGAGGCTGCAGTAGCTAAGCAGATCGCAATTGAGAAGAAATTCAAGCTTCAGTTTGAAGAATCCGAAGAGATGGTCACTAAACGTACTGAGCAAGCTATGAAGGCCCTTGAATCAGGCAATGAAGACCTGGCTCGCCGTGCTCTAGAAGACAAGAAAGAGCACCAAGGACGTTACGATGAATTGAAACGCCAATATGATCTTGCGAAAACGAATGCTGATCAGCTTCGTAGTCAATTGACGGAAATGAAAGACGAGTTCAACAAAATGAAGAACAAGAAAGATTTGTTGATTGCTCGTGCTGAAACGGCAAAAGCTCAAAAACAAATCAATCAAGCGATGTCTGGTTTTGGTACGGACAATGCAGCTAAAGGTTTTGACCGTATGAGCGAGAAAGTGCTTCAAATGGAAGCTGAAGCGCAAGCTAGCGGTGAAATTCGTGCAAAAAACCGCAGCTTAGATGATGAGCTTGACGGGCTTGGCGGAAGCAGCAGCGGAATTGATGACGAATTGGCAGCTATGAAAGCAAAGCTTGCTGAAAAAAAACAATCCTAA